The window ACTCCTGTCAGATGTGAAGAAGCGGAACAACAGGGAGACAGTGAGAAGGAAAATGGACCAGACCTTCGCACACAGGAGGTATGAAGTGGTTCGAGACAAACCAATGGTTGAAGATTTCAAGAACAGATGGCCAGCCCTCTTCGATGTAACTGAGGTACATCACACCTTAATTTACACAACCAGTCAGCAAAATTGTCCACTTTGGCCCATTGctagatgtaaaaaaaaaaaaaaagattagtcTTTGGTTTTGACTCGTATGCCCTAAACATAACACTTCAAAGAACAAGACTGATCCTAGAAATCAGTTtgatttgaatttattttttctttaaaaacgAAAGAATCCTTTAAGCCAGCTGCAAAAAAGATGTTTCTGACTTTTAAATACAATATGATGAAATGTAAAGATTTTGGTTAGattattttttaacaaaatgGTTCTCACTCTGATTCATCCTATAGTTATGTGGGTAAGTCTGCTTCAAGTTTAGGTTGACACAAGATTAACTTCATCCACATTTGGTTTTATAATGGAGTGGCAAACATGCTGCATGACTCTTGCATTAAAGGGATGCCCCCTTTGATACTCTGTTAATGCTCTAACTTTGACTTGTTAGATCTATGACATTCTTTCAAACATGCATGGCCCCACATACCAGTGGAAATGAAGtcaatttgcatttaaaaactgTCTCATAACAAGAAGTGAAGTTAATTTGTAATATATTCACTTTTACTTGTGGGTGAACTGAGGAAATATTTTGTTGTTCAAAGCTCATGAATTTCTCTGCACACCTTTGTTCTGATTAATCGTTAAACAGGTTTTATAAAGTGTACACAGATACAGCTGTGCACTATTAAGTTGAACCACTGAAGGATACTTGCAAAACAATATTTCAATGGTATTATGATATGCTTTTCTTTAATATGTCTCTCTTTTACTTCTCttatttttaaaacagataAATTTAGAGTTCAGACGCAGCACCACCATAGCGCTACAGTCAAGGTTTTTATCTCAGATAGACATGCTGTCCGGCAAACTCCTGAGACTGTTTGAGCGAAGAGGTGGACAGGTAGGGAGAGTGCTTAAAGATATTGTGGCACCCATGGCTCAGGTAAGAAACAAATATAAATGCATTATCAATTTTAATTCAGTCTGtgatactttttaaaaataacttAGTAATCTTGTTGCCTTTGGCCAGGATGACGATGTTGACCTCGGTCGAGGTTGTATTATCaaaggactgtgtgtgtacCTCAATGAGGAACCAGGAAACTTAGTCCAAGAGTATGTGGTGAGTATATAAGGGTGATTCTCTGAGATCGGTGCCTTTTGGCtctcaacatttttgaaaaaaatatctcaaataattttatttttgattgcTACATGTGATAGTAGACTGGTTAAACCtttgagaaaatgtattttcccaCCGCAGGCAAAAAAGGGTCATCATTATTATACATTTCTTTACAGCTAATAGCCGTGTTGAGTTCAACCCTGTCACAGACAAATTGGAGCCTGTGTGaacaggatttaaaaaaaatattcttgtAAATTCTTGTAGAACCTTAATGATGAGATGTCTCTTGttctaaatatatatacattatatatatatatatatatacacacacattattgtTAAATACTAAAATTTGACTGCTTTATCTAACATCGGCCTTCATATTTGATCAAAAATATGCATTAACGTTTAATGTTGATCAgatttttatattatttctattatttctgTCAGCTTACCTTCACTTTCTTTAAATAGTCAATCAATTAAATACCAAACCAAAAAAGGCCACCTGCTGGTCTGAGgggcacaaaaacaaataaatcaaaacaaatgaattgcTCATAGAATTCCTACTGTAGATTGAAAAGGCAAAATTAACTGATTTTAGCATAAGGCTGTAACATGACAGGGTGAAAATCCCACAAGGGATGATCACTTCTGTAAGGTACTGTAACTGTTTTTACTAATCTTTCTTGAGGATTGTTCAGGTGTATGTTGAACCTGATTTCTGACAATATGTGTTTCTAAGGGCAcagacaaaaccaaagaaaGGTCAATCGAGTAGACCACAGTTGGTATTTACATCCTGAAAGCAGACTGCAACTCAAACCCAGATGACATCGGCATAGTGATTGAAGGACAGGTGGTCTTGCAGGAGCTGGACAACTTTCCGTTAGCTGTTGCCATGTTGTTTGGCTTGATTTACACACTGAACCTCGACTACCCTCGTGACCTCCAGTATACATTTGAGGTGCTCCAAAAAATCATCATGGAGCTGGAGGGCACCACTCTTTCCAAAAAAGCGCAAGTGCTCAAGAACAGACTCTGTGAATGAGTGTTTTATCTGTCAATGCAGATTTTCTAAGT of the Chaetodon auriga isolate fChaAug3 chromosome 16, fChaAug3.hap1, whole genome shotgun sequence genome contains:
- the LOC143333672 gene encoding uncharacterized protein LOC143333672 isoform X2, whose product is MVGEALVSKHPCLTERGSVTGYAGWKASLKNKLAIYRTHLRKLGCPEVLVNSVKHKPEGKSGPASAIKRPRRSEVNYCPPYPTGESDQSLEALRVELLSDVKKRNNRETVRRKMDQTFAHRRYEVVRDKPMVEDFKNRWPALFDVTEINLEFRRSTTIALQSRFLSQIDMLSGKLLRLFERRGGQVGRVLKDIVAPMAQDDDVDLGRGCIIKGLCVYLNEEPGNLVQEYVGTDKTKERSIE